A segment of the Panicum hallii strain FIL2 chromosome 1, PHallii_v3.1, whole genome shotgun sequence genome:
TTCTTGTTTTTTATTTGAGGTCGCGGGCTGAATTGTTGGTTGGGCTGCCTTGCCACATCGGCGGCGTGGCACCTCTGGCTGCGGCGTGCTCCGCGGGAATCTTATATATGATTTTTTCTTCTTGCTTCCAGTGTTTGGGATTCGTGTAAATACGTATAATCATTAAATCAATATACTCAAACTTTAACCCTCATCTTTCCTCACATGCACCTTTCTCTGtgcccgcgcggccgccgcgccgcaccgTCGCCGGCTCTACCCTGCTCGCGCTAAGGCCGCCGCGGCTACCCCGCCGCCGCATCACACTGCCTCTAGCCTTCCCCTACCCGCGCTGCCTCTCTCGCGGCTGGACAGCCAGCGTCCCCACCAGTACCGGCTCTGCGCGCCACCGCCCATGTCAGaccccgcaccgccgccgtccgccggcgCCAAAGAAAAAGGTGGGAAAAAATATTAAGATTCAATATATAAAAATATTAGTTCCACATTTTCAAAATGTTGGTCCAATATTTTTTAATAAAATGTTGAATAGAATATCAGCTAGGTTTTGGTGGATTTTATAAGTGAGTTATTTAACCATCTCCCACACAGCATAAGATATATAATACATATAGAGtctctattttatttttaaaatacACAGATGCAGACGCTCACAAATATACACGTACACTTATTTTGATAAATTCAGACACGCAATATCTTGGAGAGTCTGAACGGTCAAATTCTGAAGATTTCAGGATTCAAGATTGATCAAGCTACCACGCAGCAATATAGGAGCCCCCGGTGGTCCGCGGTGCTGCGAGACCGAGAGCGGAGAAGAGCCTAGTCGCCAGAAGCGAAGCGAAGACAAGAGAACCCAAGCAATCCGCCCTCATCCCCCACTCGCCACGATGCTCGCGACCGCCTCGCCGGgcctccacgccgccgcgcTTCGCCTCACGctgccggcgccggccgccggctcccAGGCCCGCTGTGTCGTAcgactcccgcggcggcgcccgggaCGACGCGCATCGCTgcgcgcggcggcgtcggcggctgcggcggaggCTGCCCCGCCCGCGAAGGAGGGGGCGGAGGACCTGGGGTTCCTGGAGATGACGTCCGGGACGCGGCGGCGGTACTACATGCTCGGGGGAAAGGGTGGGGTCGGGAAGACGAGCTGCGCGGCGTCGCTGGCCGTGCGCTTCGCCAACAACGGCCACCCCACCCTCGTCGTCTCCACCGACCCCGCGCACTCGCTGAGCGACTCCTTCGCGCAGGTTGCTCACCCCGCCGAACAACTCTGCTTTGAGATGTGTTTGTTTCTTTAGTTTGTTGTTCTAAGAACTGCTTCATTTTACTTCCTCGGCGGTTCAGGATTTGAGTGGCGGGACGCTCGTGCAGGTAGAGGGTCCTGATGCGCCCCTGTTTGCGCTCGAGGTTAGTAACATCATAATCTGAACCGTGACAAGAAGCTTTCAAACACGCAGACAACAGAGTGGTAGTGCAGTAGCTAGTGTTTTGGTTTCGATAATATAAGCATTCATATAAACTGATTTCCAGCAGCTTTAATCTGTGCAAGATGAAATTACGTAGACAATTAGTCACATTATTGGTTTCTCCTGCACAAGTTGCACAATATTGGTTTTTATGAAATGGTAACAGGAAGGCCAATGCAACTATCTGATGTGTACTTTTTTGAAAATATTGAACTGTTAAATCACAATATGTTTACAGATCGCAAGTGTTAATGTTCTATGGTACATAGGCAGTGAAGGCTGGACTAACAATATATGGCTTACTCTTGATTGATGTGGATAGTTCTTAAGCGTGGTATGCTGGGAATTCTAATACAGATATATCCTGCAAACTATTAAATCTGACaatttatttcaaaaaaaaatctgaCCATATGTTAAGAAATCACAAGTGCTAATGTTCTATGGTATGATAGGCGTTGAAGGCTGCGCTAACAACATATGACATACTCTTTGATTGGCGTGGATAGTTCTTAAGTGTGGCATGCGTGGACTTCCAATGCAGATAAATCCTGAGAAGGCTCGAGAAGAGTTTCGGACAGCAAGTCAAAAGAATGGAGGAACTGGGGTTAAGGATTTCATGGATAGCATGGGTCTCGGGGTGCTTGTTGAGCAGGTGAACGTCCTACCATCTTGTTCAGTCATATTGGTTCTGAACTTCTGATGTTAGTGAGTAGCATGAATCTATCTGTCCGAGTTCATTTCTGTAATTGGCTTACAGTGATCTTATTCAGTACAGCTTGGAGAGTTAAAATTGGGGGAGCTGTTGGACACACCACCACCAGGATTGGATGAAGCAATAGCAATTTCAAAGGTAAGAACATGCTTTGTGTGCTTACGGTTTCCCTGCTTATTCTTCCATTCGTAGTTTCTGACTTGCTGCTGTCATGTCATTCAGGTTATCCAATTTCTTGAAGCACAGGAGTACAGCATGTTTAGCCGCATTGTATTTGATACTGCCCCAACGGTAATTATCATATGTCATGTTGTATCCAGAGTTGACTCCAGATACCCAATTGCTATATCATCTGTTATTTGCTTTCCTTGTTGACAGGGGCATACACTTCGGTTACTATCATTGCCAGACTTCCTGGATGCATCCATAGGGAAGATCCTGAAGGTATTATTAGCTTCTGTGTTTTAAGCTATCATGCTAAGATTATGACCCTCACTATATACTGATTGCTGGATGAAGAACAGTTGATTTTGTATTGCCTTTTCAGAATCATCTTGTTTTACTTTGATGGCTATACAATTCAAAGTGATTGCATCTTCTGCTGTTATGGCACTATCTATTTGTAGCTGTTCCTGCAATTTCCATAATGACGCTCTGTTACCTCATTCAGCTCAACTAGAATTTTTTGTGAAGCCACTCTCTGGAACTCTTTCTGAGAGTTATATATGTCATCAGATTAGGAATTTTCGTGGTATTTTACAACTTGAAATGACGTTTCTATCATGGTGCTTTTTCCCCCCAGCTGAGGAGCAAGATTGCTTCTGCCACATCAGCTATTAAATCAGTATTTGGACAAGAGGTTCAACAGCAGGATGCAGTAAGTGTTCTGCCCGGTTCCTATGGAATAGCATATTGCTTCTTCATGGGTGTTGCAAACCTTTAACTCATACTGCTACTGCTAAAGGCCAACAAATTGGAGCAATTGAGAGAAAGGATGATAAAAGTGCGAGAGCTTTTTCGTGACACAGAATCAACGGAGTTTATAATCGTGACAATCCCAACGGTAATAATTGTTCACTTAATTCCGCAGCCCCCTTGCATATGTTTATGCTTTTTACACCCTTCCCTTTTTgtttggtttggcatttttcagGTGATGGCAATCAGTGAGTCATCAAGGCTGCATTCTTCGTTGCAAAAGGAAAGTGTGCCTGTAAGAAGACTCATCGTGAACCAAGTTCTACCACCTTCAACGTCAGACTGTAAATTTTGTGCTATAAAAAGAAAGGTACTGGACAGCAGTTTAGATTTTCTACTTAGTAACTGGTTCTTCTAGAAACTACCAGCCTGCAGGGACATTCATGTGTTTTCTTTCACGCAGGATCAAACACGTGCCCTGGACATGATACGGAATGATCCAGAGTTGATGGGGTTGAACATTATCCAAGCACCACTTGTGGACATGGAGATCAGAGGTGTTCCAGCTCTCAAGTTTTTGGGTGATATAGTGTGGAAGTAACTTTAGTAAGGAAAGTAAATCACTTGAGGGTGCTTAATAGCTCAATTTAACTGTTAGCCCGTCGAGAGCTGCTGCCCAATCGAACTGTTTTCAAAGTGTGAGCACGCTAT
Coding sequences within it:
- the LOC112878892 gene encoding ATPase ARSA1, with the protein product MLATASPGLHAAALRLTLPAPAAGSQARCVVRLPRRRPGRRASLRAAASAAAAEAAPPAKEGAEDLGFLEMTSGTRRRYYMLGGKGGVGKTSCAASLAVRFANNGHPTLVVSTDPAHSLSDSFAQDLSGGTLVQVEGPDAPLFALEINPEKAREEFRTASQKNGGTGVKDFMDSMGLGVLVEQLGELKLGELLDTPPPGLDEAIAISKVIQFLEAQEYSMFSRIVFDTAPTGHTLRLLSLPDFLDASIGKILKLRSKIASATSAIKSVFGQEVQQQDAANKLEQLRERMIKVRELFRDTESTEFIIVTIPTVMAISESSRLHSSLQKESVPVRRLIVNQVLPPSTSDCKFCAIKRKDQTRALDMIRNDPELMGLNIIQAPLVDMEIRGVPALKFLGDIVWK